The Rhododendron vialii isolate Sample 1 chromosome 3a, ASM3025357v1 nucleotide sequence CTGCATTCACCAATGGTGTACCAATAAGGGAAATCAAAAGACCTAAAGGACTTACCAAGGAAATTTTCAACCCTATTTTCCCTTTACCCTAAATATGATATTTCCACTAAGAGTGTAAGTTAGAACTTCTGTTACTCGTGTTTAATGAGTAGATGATAATAACTTTCACATTTCTtccaaagaagagaaaaattttaagttcaagCAAACTTTAAGCTCCCTTAACTTTCTTCCCCACTATTGTTTACATTTCAAACTTATGAATGAACTAAATTCTAAAAAGAAGCAGAATGTCTAACAGCAGATGTCCCAGGCATCAGCAGAGATTGCTCCTGTAATTGGGAATGATTTCTTGCTTGGGCGGCAACTAAATCTCCATTTTAATCTCCCAAATCATCTGCCTTGAAAGTTGAACCTTTACGTTAATGGCTATTGCTAACCACTGCACCCGGATCCTTAACTAGGAAAAATTAAACTAAGCCCACAACCATCGAAGAGCAGCAGAATGGTGACTATGTTCTTTCAAATGTAGGTTTTACGTTTTCATCAAGTATTAGGAAAAGCTATATCATTATCATAGTTCATAGAGGTCATGCCTCTAGCATGACAACACATTCAAGTCATAGCCTTATAATTATTGTAGGAACTTGCCTCTTCATGGTTATGACTTCCATCTTGCAGCAAGGGAGTCATCAGAGGGGGAGTAAGATCTGGGTCAGGCTTTTGAAATACAAATGTAGTATACAGGCCTGCAAAAGGAAAATGCCAAAGGAATGAGAACTCAAGAATAAATGGCAATGTGTTCAAGTTTAATGGAACACGAGTACATAGAAAGATATTGGGAGACATCACCTAAGACATCATATGATCGAGGAAGAAGCCTTCCTCTGGGGTCCACAATATTCAGACCAGCATCAAGTAGCATGCCTGCAAACTGCGCTCTTTGGAGCAAAGTAAATGGGGGAAGGGAAGTCAGCATTTCTAATGTACATAATGTTATGAAAGGGTAATGTGGTCCTTGATAAAACAGTAGAGCTAGAAGCCTTGATGCTCCAAGAGACACTACAGGAGAACTTTCAGCATACTTCCTCAATCCCCTTTTGTTCATCCATCATTCCAATCCCTGCTGTCCCTAAATGCATGTCCACTTCAAAAGTCAAACCTAATACTTTTGTCTTCGAAACCATCCCTTACAAAGGGCTATGGACGCTTGTAAAAGTAAGGTTGAATGGGAAATGTTGGAAACCAACACCTTTTAATTTAAATGTCCAAGATTCTAAAGCTAAAATCATTATGAAGCTTGCAGTAACATACAATTTCCAAGTACACAAGAGTACCAGTTCTCATACCATAAATAAAATAGGATTAAAAGCAGGAATTTTTTGGAGACATTCTGTAGGAACTAAAGAAAACCCAGATGATCTCCAAGAGGATGGAAAACCCATATACCTATTGTCATCATAAAATTCAGTTAAGTTCTGCATCTCCACATAATCAAGACCAGTCTCCCTGGCTAACCTGGAAAACATATTAAGACCGTTAGATATCAGATCTTTCAAAAGTCAcagtaaaataaataaagattcAGCGAAATGGTGGCCTTTATAGCCCATGTTTTGGAGCACCTCTAAGTCCATGCAATGAAACTAACCACTCATATTCTAATCAGAGTTTTAAACAGTGTTCCCACACTGAAGTCAACAGTAATTTGACATTGATTAGCCATTTAGGCAGTATAAAAGCATAATTTCACTCAACTAACCAAATTAACATCTATAGAATTGACTCACTGATAGGAAGTTAGCAGATAGAAATATGACCTGATCAAACTAGGGAAGTGAACCAAACAATGGGTTTCAGCAGAACTATCACTAGAAAATTTCAACTGgtatttctttccaaaaaatGGGAACCTGCAAATAATCATAAATTTGATGTGAAAAGTTAAACAAGTTTGGAAAAGTTTTCTAAGAAAATCAAGCACACTGATAGACTCCATCACATACTTCTCTTCCTCCACTTCAAAAGTGATCATGTAGCTCTCTGATCTAATGCAATTCGGAACAAGGTTAGCCTTCATGCTACTGCTCCTGTTGTGGTATGCTTCAACGTTCTTTTGGTACTTAGCCCTGCATATTTGTTGGCCACAATATGTCAAAACAACTTGCTTCTAGCATATGGTAAAATTGATTCTCGGATCCGTGCCTATTTCTTCTTTGCATAAAGTCTAAACAATGTTAGCCCCATTTACCTCTCTCTCTGACCCCTAGACCCACCACCAGCTTCTATAGCCTAAGCGACTGCATACTCTAGGATAGACATCAACTATTTGCTCTTCCATGCTATCCTGCATCATACTTTTCGATGGTAGATATCACCTTTTACTCCAAGCCTTTTGCATCATTTCAAATTAAAGCTAAGGATCCTGATATACATCCTCCAAGTTTCTTTTATCCATCTGAGAATGTTTTAAGTTACATCTTTTGGAgattacatctttcaaaataaaccAAGGGTTCGTTTATTTTACTGGGATTAAGAGTGGGCATTGAAATCGCCTTTCCTGTTTCCATTTTCCTATGTTTGGTCAATACTTTTGATAAGGGGACTCCCACTACTATAGGAATCAGATACTGATAGGAATGGGTGGTATTGTCAATACCATCCACATGTCAAGAAACAGTAAGCATACATAGTTTCTACTTTCTAGCTATATcatttgagaaatcaaaccaatAGTCCATAACATTTCATCATAGCCAATCGTACCGAGTTACAATTTTAAGCTAGAAATCCAGAGTCTAATATAATCAAAAAGTCTATAACATAGTTTCTACTTTCTGTCATATTGTATGAAAGGTAGAAATCCGGAGTCTAATATAATCGAAAAGAGCTGGGGAGGGATGAGAATAATAGATGATAAATGAAGGATTAGGTGGACGATCTGAACTGGTGAAAGAATCAAGGCTTAACAGTGGAAAGAACCCTTGGCTAGAAAATCTTCAGTCAATTAGAACCAAGGTCAAGTGTGACTTCTCTAGAGAATTTCTCTCTAGAATCACCCTCGAACCATGTCTAATCGGTCCCCCCAAAGTGTGGGGGAGTGTCATATTTATAGGCACACACGACCTCTCTTTCTGTGTCGAGTGGCCTTATAAATTTCGGACACGTGTCACACGAGTCGTGCACGAATATTCCTTCTGTACTGTCGCGGTCCCCACGACACCCACGGGAGCTACTCCTCAAGCACCTTTTTGCAACGGTCCCTTGTTCTTTATCCACCAAGCCACAAGATCTCTAGTAATCCCGGATGGTCTGCATGGTCGAGGTCAGCCTTGGCTTCATCCTTGCCTCTGGGTGGGCAAGGTCAAACTTGGCTCTAAGTCGCCACTTCCGTTAAAGCAGCACGGTCACGATCCTACAAACACTGCAACCAAACCTCTAGTGGCTTCTCCTCGGGCCCTGCCAAGTCAGCTAGAGCAGCTCATTGTCCGGGTCAAATTGCTCGAAGGGTCGATATCTCTTGGTGTCATGCCCAAGCCTTCAGGAGAACCATAATCGGTTCTCTATCAACCCCCTCTTTAATCGCGCCAGTTGGCAGCCAAGATTATAACCCTTGGTCGACGTAGTGGCTTGCAGTTCATAAGTGTGGCTAAGCCTTGCTTGGCCAAAGCCTCGCTCGACCAAGGCCACACGCGGTCAAGGCCTTGCTCGGCCAAGGCCACTCGCAGCCAAGGCCTTACGTGGCCATAAGCATCTGCGGCCAAGTCAAAGGCCACACGCGTGGCCAAGGCATTACGTGGCCATAAGCATCCACGGCCAAGTTACCAAAACCAACCTCCTTACCTCCATCCCTAAAATTCAGCAGTACTGTTCTCAGTCCACAAGAGCTATTGCAAACTACATACAAGCACCGAGTTacagcatgagagagagagagagagagagagagagagagtcgaatATTATGGTTTAGACAGGGACCACAAAGGGTGTGTTCCGATGTGTTCCTCTAACTGACAGCTGGTTGGAGGAGCAGATGTCGATCTTACATGGAAAGGAATTGGTTACTACACTAAAACTCCCCCAAAGGTGGCCTTCTTTGCTTGGACAATATCCTGTAAATGTGTATTGATCGCATATAGATTGAGAAGGGTCAAGTTGCTGTTGATCTGATGCTGTATGAGGGTCAAATTGCTGATCACATATATATTGGGGGAAGAGTTTGAATCAGTTACTTTTATGTTGTTGAGTTGCAAGAGAAGTGTGGAATATGGTGTTCTGAAATTTGGTTGCGCCATAATTGATGCCTTGCTCAGTCAGAGATTCACATACTTCATAGACTTGAAGTTCTCAAAAGGGAAGCTTTAGAAAAGCACAGGAGGTTCTCCATTTTGTAACTCAAGTGTATCGAACATGTTTCCTTGCTTTTGTCAGTCAAGAAACTTTTATTGAGTTTCTTGGGAGAGCTGTATGTGCTTGTAGAAACGTAGGACTCAGACAGGATACTTTTTGATTTCGTATGTGTTGCGTGAATAAGGTTTGAACTTTGCCCCCTTCGGCACATtcttttttcaatgaaattatgaaagaagaagatataACGATCATATTAACTAGGAACAAGAGATCCTTCCTCTTTCTCACAGTGGCACACAAGGGTTTAATGCTTAAAGTTCTTTAACTATCACTATTAGAATCTTTAAGAAATCATTACTCATAGCCTGTAATGTACATATCACGAAGCACAACCTGCATAGCATGGATGCATTCTGTATCACATAGAATGGTCAGTTCCGGGGGTTGGGCATTTCTATCAACCTTACTCCTGTATTCCAAACAAATCGCCAAAGGACCAAACAAGGTTCAGGTTTCACCCCAGTATGCTACACTCCACCGAGTAATAGAGTTAGGAATCAATAATAGCACgtaaaccaaataaaaaatgggCCAGGTTAGGTAGAAAAAGTTGGTTGCACAAACAACTTGATAATTTCCAATTGAAATGGCAGGATAAGAAGTTAAGAACAAGCCAAAAGTCAAGAAGAGATGGGGAAAACACAGCAGCTCCAGATAATGCCATACCATATAGTAGACGAGTCGGGACAAATACCGAGGAAATAACCTCCTGGTTTCAGCAATGATGACACATTATGCAAAAGTCTCCTTGCTTTCTCCtcggtttcaaaacacaactgCAAGTAGATAGTATAGTTCAGTTTCATTCAGTTTCCTTGAATGAGGTATGAGGGAAGGTAAAAGTGAGTACTTGGAACCTGCAAATGCTGCATGCAGCAAACAATGTCCGCCATATTGTCCTTGTTCTGTAAGCGTGGCTCAACATCCTCCTGCCAAAATTATAAACTATGAAGATATAGAAGCAAATCGAAGCAAACTTATTAAACACAAACACGCAATGTAAGTACACCATAATACCAACATGTTCCAAAAATGGGACATTCCTTCTAGATCCATTTTAACaagcagaagaaaaaaaataacccATTAACAATTTTTTGGCCACATTTTAATGTCATTTACCAACATGCTTAGAGAAGTGTAATAAAAACGCTTCTTCTGATCAACCAACCACTGAAATGCAACAAATCTGGCCACTGGCCATAGTGGTTTTACCCTGCTCATATAACCAtacaaaatacatatatacatctagagagagagagagagagagagagagagagagagagagagagagagaggactcaCAAGGCAGGGATCGAGCTCAAAGAACTCCGACGTGTAGGTTTTCCGCTGACTCTCCCATGCTTCCCTTACTTTACCTATTCCAGCCTCGGCAACATCTACAACCGTTACATAGTAAAATAAACAGATAAATACATAGACAAACCAAAATCCACACATACAAAATCGAAAATAGAACCCGAAACTCACTGATAATAACCAAAACCTTAAAACAATCAGAGAAGGACTTTGATAGGGTgttgtttttacaaaaaaaaaactggatgtCCGggcgcgcacctcgactaattctaggGCCATGAAGTTAATGACCGGGCAAAC carries:
- the LOC131319475 gene encoding mRNA cap guanine-N7 methyltransferase 2 isoform X2 → MVGAIPVHKPTESTHHRLFEFTKTALIKIFVAPYATVCDLYCSGVPDEDKWDEAQIGHYIGIGKVREAWESQRKTYTSEFFELDPCLEDVEPRLQNKDNMADIVCCMQHLQLCFETEEKARRLLHNVSSLLKPGGYFLGICPDSSTIWAKYQKNVEAYHNRSSSMKANLVPNCIRSESYMITFEVEEEKFPFFGKKYQLKFSSDSSAETHCLVHFPSLIRLARETGLDYVEMQNLTEFYDDNRAQFAGMLLDAGLNIVDPRGRLLPRSYDVLGLYTTFVFQKPDPDLTPPLMTPLLQDGSHNHEERKSQGTGWRDDEKNGQTEPSLALGNITEQKGILGPGPADLRFSEAI
- the LOC131319475 gene encoding mRNA cap guanine-N7 methyltransferase 2 isoform X1 is translated as MVGAIPVHKPTESTHHRLFEFTKTALIKIFVAPYATVCDLYCSGVPDEDKWDEAQIGHYIGIDVAEAGIGKVREAWESQRKTYTSEFFELDPCLEDVEPRLQNKDNMADIVCCMQHLQLCFETEEKARRLLHNVSSLLKPGGYFLGICPDSSTIWAKYQKNVEAYHNRSSSMKANLVPNCIRSESYMITFEVEEEKFPFFGKKYQLKFSSDSSAETHCLVHFPSLIRLARETGLDYVEMQNLTEFYDDNRAQFAGMLLDAGLNIVDPRGRLLPRSYDVLGLYTTFVFQKPDPDLTPPLMTPLLQDGSHNHEERKSQGTGWRDDEKNGQTEPSLALGNITEQKGILGPGPADLRFSEAI